In one window of Spiroplasma corruscae DNA:
- the efp gene encoding elongation factor P: protein MLVNDLRPGNTFLYDGNIFVVLENAFSKTGRQQGKVSLKVKNLRTGSRVDLTFTGGDKVDKALIEKKDMQYLYNDGNICMLMDTETYDQVEISNTKLEWELKFLTDGTMVKLTEYDGEILGITIPEKMELIVTEVEPAVKGDTTSGAQKKAVLETGLEITVPLFIKEGEKVVVNTNDGKYYGRAN, encoded by the coding sequence ATGTTAGTTAATGATTTAAGACCTGGAAATACATTTTTATATGATGGAAATATTTTTGTAGTTCTAGAAAATGCTTTTTCTAAAACAGGAAGACAACAAGGAAAGGTTTCTTTAAAAGTAAAAAATTTAAGAACTGGCTCAAGAGTTGATTTAACCTTTACTGGTGGAGATAAAGTTGATAAAGCACTTATCGAAAAAAAAGACATGCAATATTTATACAATGATGGAAATATTTGTATGTTGATGGACACTGAAACATATGACCAAGTTGAAATATCTAATACAAAACTTGAATGAGAATTAAAGTTTTTAACAGATGGTACAATGGTAAAGTTAACTGAATATGATGGTGAAATATTAGGTATTACAATCCCTGAAAAAATGGAGTTAATCGTTACTGAAGTAGAACCAGCTGTAAAGGGTGATACAACAAGTGGTGCGCAAAAAAAAGCTGTCTTAGAAACTGGATTAGAAATAACTGTGCCTTTATTTATTAAAGAAGGGGAAAAAGTTGTAGTAAATACAAACGATGGTAAATATTACGGAAGAGCTAACTAG
- a CDS encoding ABC transporter permease, whose product MKNKQTQNLENPNLKFNLKQNTLIFTQLFKLIAKSFFKNVRGPLFTYIIPIFFTTLFYFLFSKENSSNRGSAILGYLALPCLTILTSLSTSIVEWKNSILLKRIDTTGISKKNFVFCLWLFYFLIGWSGVVVEIIAGLAIGTSDVIELYKNMNWGYFILAISLIALMTIGLATLIGGNFSDSGATEGTAMIIYFICIFFSGIMLDPRLFESVNGVRIFTYFIPLKYPVALLLFSQFSKGDWNHAGFNTGNWNDNGDANYHVFTSTWQPLLGAILIIVLLFILTSLTFKWHKKR is encoded by the coding sequence ATGAAAAATAAACAAACACAAAATTTAGAAAACCCAAATCTTAAATTTAATCTAAAACAAAATACATTAATATTTACACAGTTATTTAAATTGATTGCTAAGTCTTTTTTTAAGAATGTTCGTGGACCACTTTTTACATATATTATTCCAATATTCTTTACAACTCTTTTTTACTTTTTGTTTTCAAAAGAAAATAGTAGTAATAGAGGAAGTGCTATATTAGGTTATTTAGCATTACCTTGTTTAACAATTTTAACTTCACTATCAACTTCAATTGTTGAGTGAAAGAATTCTATACTCTTAAAAAGAATTGATACAACAGGTATTAGCAAGAAAAACTTTGTATTTTGTCTATGATTATTTTATTTTTTGATAGGGTGGTCAGGAGTTGTTGTTGAAATAATAGCGGGATTGGCAATTGGTACAAGTGATGTTATAGAATTATACAAGAATATGAATTGGGGATATTTTATTTTAGCAATAAGCTTAATCGCCTTAATGACCATTGGGTTAGCAACATTAATTGGAGGTAATTTTAGTGATAGTGGTGCAACAGAAGGTACTGCTATGATAATTTACTTTATATGTATATTCTTTTCGGGAATTATGCTTGACCCAAGATTATTTGAATCAGTAAATGGTGTAAGAATATTTACTTATTTTATTCCCTTAAAATATCCTGTTGCATTATTATTATTTTCGCAATTTTCAAAAGGTGATTGAAATCATGCTGGATTTAATACTGGTAATTGAAATGATAATGGTGATGCAAATTATCATGTATTCACAAGTACGTGGCAACCATTGCTTGGAGCAATATTGATAATAGTTTTATTATTTATTTTAACTTCATTGACATTTAAGTGACACAAAAAAAGATAA
- a CDS encoding DUF2779 domain-containing protein, producing the protein MSIKIDKESFKTYLSVCPKIAWIFSSKENLWKTKEFIKNENIVIHYVSYEELDEDVDTTKFSFLDVYNKFFKDKELTPNNEILSLIEEYDKEIGIESLVPSNETVEDGQQVLIAAFEYYKALLVEYNQKNNSNKSFFDLSDFSFENNVEKTKELLTNDNFLYIFKPAFKFGEKLYTKCDVLINKGKNRFDIVEFKASTNSKLEHFYDVLYQKYLLEKNGYFVDDIFIGLINPEYIKGLSTDYKQVVTDIFEQYKDNCPNYEKDIKPNLNNYFIKHNKYESDIEYNELFKIVNYLEQSKSCPLFSDLIKAFLGVDYLLEMDKIFEGMERDFKNETFLLNDIHYKPKFNYKKLTCRTSSEVCHHVVNYYDVNQYTIYDFSRFKKNAAILYNEFYEEVDINRIDNPLDEYYYINEKPVFKEDQARLITVIKDYVKNDKKFSNYIVNRNKLKDIEKLLNEYTKTPVYMYDFETSKWAIPKYDRSWSYQQIPFQYSIHTILSEDFDFKTMKNIKHKNFIADKQEDPRIEFLNNFIKDCFEYGPGVYVAYNKSFEKTVLKNAIMMFPEVAYPLKYIYCNTIDLMEFFKMKENNWLIYHPDFKGSYSIKKTQPVLVPDLSYKDLIINKGDRASKIFRQYLDNIISQDEYEKIIRPDMLKYCDRDTLAMVALLQAIKELVKTYCIYENGVLTWKK; encoded by the coding sequence ATGAGTATTAAAATAGATAAAGAAAGTTTTAAGACGTATTTAAGTGTATGTCCTAAAATTGCCTGGATATTTAGTTCAAAAGAAAATTTGTGAAAAACAAAAGAATTTATTAAAAATGAAAATATAGTTATTCACTATGTTAGTTATGAAGAATTAGATGAAGATGTTGACACAACAAAATTCTCATTTTTAGACGTATATAATAAATTTTTTAAAGATAAAGAATTGACTCCTAATAATGAAATTCTAAGTTTAATTGAAGAATATGATAAAGAGATTGGAATTGAAAGTCTAGTACCAAGTAATGAAACTGTCGAAGATGGACAACAAGTTCTAATAGCTGCATTTGAATACTATAAGGCATTGTTAGTTGAATATAATCAAAAAAACAATAGTAATAAAAGTTTTTTTGATTTAAGTGATTTTAGTTTTGAAAATAATGTAGAAAAAACAAAAGAACTATTAACTAATGATAATTTTCTCTATATCTTTAAACCTGCATTTAAGTTTGGGGAAAAGCTTTATACAAAATGTGATGTTTTGATTAATAAAGGAAAAAATCGCTTCGACATTGTTGAGTTTAAAGCTTCAACTAATTCAAAACTAGAACATTTTTATGATGTTTTATATCAAAAATATTTATTAGAAAAAAATGGTTACTTTGTTGACGACATATTTATTGGTTTAATAAACCCAGAGTATATAAAAGGTTTATCAACCGACTATAAGCAAGTGGTAACAGATATTTTTGAACAATATAAAGACAACTGCCCTAATTATGAAAAAGATATAAAACCTAATTTAAATAATTATTTTATTAAACATAATAAATACGAATCTGACATTGAGTATAATGAATTATTTAAAATAGTTAATTATCTTGAACAGTCAAAATCTTGTCCGTTATTTTCCGATTTGATAAAAGCCTTTCTAGGTGTAGATTATTTATTAGAAATGGATAAAATATTTGAAGGAATGGAAAGAGATTTTAAAAATGAAACCTTCTTATTAAACGACATCCATTATAAACCGAAATTTAATTATAAAAAACTTACTTGTAGAACTAGTTCTGAAGTTTGTCATCACGTTGTTAATTATTATGATGTAAATCAATATACAATTTATGATTTTTCAAGATTTAAAAAAAATGCCGCTATTTTATATAATGAATTTTATGAAGAAGTTGATATAAATAGAATTGATAATCCACTTGATGAATATTATTATATAAACGAAAAACCAGTTTTTAAAGAAGATCAAGCAAGATTAATTACAGTGATTAAGGATTATGTTAAAAATGACAAGAAATTTTCAAATTATATAGTTAACAGAAATAAATTAAAAGATATTGAAAAATTACTAAATGAGTATACAAAAACTCCTGTTTATATGTATGATTTTGAAACTTCTAAATGAGCAATTCCAAAATACGACCGTTCTTGATCTTATCAACAAATTCCATTCCAATATTCAATACATACAATTTTATCTGAAGATTTTGATTTTAAAACAATGAAAAACATTAAACATAAAAATTTTATTGCAGATAAACAAGAAGATCCCAGAATAGAATTCTTAAACAATTTTATAAAGGATTGTTTTGAGTATGGACCTGGGGTATATGTTGCCTATAATAAGTCTTTTGAAAAAACAGTTCTAAAAAATGCAATAATGATGTTTCCTGAAGTTGCTTATCCTCTTAAGTATATTTATTGTAATACCATTGATTTAATGGAGTTCTTTAAAATGAAAGAAAACAACTGATTAATATACCACCCTGATTTTAAAGGTTCGTATTCTATTAAAAAAACCCAACCTGTTTTGGTTCCTGATTTATCATATAAAGATTTAATTATTAATAAAGGTGATAGAGCTAGTAAAATATTTAGACAATATTTAGATAATATAATCTCACAAGATGAATATGAAAAAATAATAAGACCAGATATGTTGAAATATTGCGATCGTGATACACTGGCGATGGTTGCATTATTACAAGCAATTAAAGAACTTGTAAAAACTTATTGCATTTATGAAAATGGGGTACTAACATGAAAAAAATAA
- the mnmA gene encoding tRNA 2-thiouridine(34) synthase MnmA has protein sequence MKKKVIVGLSGGVDSSVAAKLLIDQGYEVEGLFMRNWDSNINNDVLGNNHSSQICPQEVDYNDAKLVAEKLKIKIHRIDFIKEYWDKVFEYFIFEYKKGRTPNPDILCNKFIKFDLFLRHAIDILGADYIAMGHYAGVVYNDINKEYNLIKAKDLNKDQSYFLSELNQYQLSKTLFPLYEYKKPDVRKIASKLELVVANKKDSTGICFIGERNFTKFLQNYIPNQPGKIIDIETNRVLGEHIGVMYYTIGQRKGLNLGGNKEPYYVAKKDIDNKILYVSCLSEEKYLYSNGCTIKDFNWIINKENVLINNRFECNSKFRYRQEDVLVDVTLLKNNDLSVVFTKPLRAITEGQQAVLYIDNICLGGGIIDSVF, from the coding sequence ATTAAAAAGAAAGTTATAGTTGGGCTTAGTGGTGGTGTAGACTCATCAGTTGCTGCAAAGTTATTAATTGATCAAGGTTATGAAGTTGAAGGACTTTTTATGAGAAACTGAGATAGCAATATTAATAATGACGTATTAGGAAATAACCATTCTAGTCAAATATGCCCTCAGGAAGTTGATTATAATGATGCTAAATTAGTAGCTGAAAAATTAAAAATTAAAATTCATCGTATTGATTTTATAAAAGAGTATTGAGATAAAGTATTTGAGTATTTTATTTTTGAATATAAAAAGGGTAGAACCCCAAATCCTGATATATTATGTAATAAATTTATAAAGTTTGACTTATTTTTAAGGCATGCGATAGATATTCTTGGAGCTGATTATATAGCAATGGGTCATTATGCTGGTGTAGTTTATAATGATATAAACAAGGAATATAATTTAATAAAAGCAAAGGATTTAAATAAAGATCAAAGTTACTTCCTTTCAGAGTTAAACCAGTACCAACTATCAAAAACTCTGTTTCCTTTATATGAATATAAAAAACCAGATGTAAGAAAAATTGCAAGTAAGCTAGAATTAGTTGTTGCAAATAAAAAAGACTCAACAGGTATTTGTTTCATAGGAGAAAGAAACTTTACTAAGTTTTTACAAAATTATATTCCCAACCAACCAGGTAAAATTATTGACATTGAAACAAATAGAGTTTTAGGGGAACATATTGGTGTAATGTATTATACAATAGGTCAAAGAAAAGGACTTAATTTGGGTGGAAACAAAGAACCTTACTATGTTGCAAAAAAAGATATAGATAATAAGATTTTATATGTATCTTGTTTGAGTGAAGAAAAGTATTTATACTCTAATGGTTGCACTATTAAGGATTTTAATTGGATAATCAATAAAGAAAATGTACTTATTAACAATAGATTTGAATGTAACTCTAAATTTAGATATAGGCAAGAAGATGTGTTGGTTGATGTAACTCTATTAAAAAATAATGATTTATCGGTAGTTTTTACAAAACCTTTAAGAGCAATCACAGAAGGACAGCAAGCTGTATTATATATTGATAATATTTGTCTTGGTGGTGGAATAATAGATAGCGTTTTTTAA
- the fmt gene encoding methionyl-tRNA formyltransferase: MKKIIYCGTPIISLKPLQALEELGYEICAIITQPDKALNRKKTLIKSPIKLYAESKNYKIYQPNLIKDIIDDIKELNADFLVTCAYGQFIPNSILCLFKNCINVHASLLPKYRGGSPVQYSIMNGDKETGISLMQMVKKMDAGDVYTQDSILINLNDDNEIVFRNLGELAYKMVLRDIDKIFNNQIKPFKQDDSEVTFAYNLTNEEERINWNQDSNRVHNFVRALSPSPIAFTYLENERIKIKKTSLIGVNDIIIIPMKIFMPGEIAAIDKSGIIVATKTSFIRIEELQREGKKMLPASIYYKQENAFFKPFMVFK, from the coding sequence ATGAAAAAAATAATATATTGTGGCACACCGATCATTTCATTGAAACCATTGCAAGCACTTGAAGAGTTAGGTTATGAAATTTGTGCAATAATAACTCAACCAGATAAGGCTTTAAACAGAAAAAAAACATTAATAAAATCTCCGATTAAATTATATGCAGAATCTAAAAATTATAAAATATATCAACCAAATTTAATCAAAGATATAATAGATGATATTAAAGAATTAAATGCAGACTTTCTAGTAACTTGTGCTTATGGACAATTTATACCAAACTCAATACTATGTTTATTTAAGAATTGTATAAATGTGCATGCTAGTCTTTTGCCTAAATACAGAGGGGGAAGTCCAGTTCAATATTCAATAATGAATGGGGATAAGGAAACTGGTATTTCTTTAATGCAAATGGTAAAAAAAATGGACGCAGGAGATGTTTACACTCAAGATTCAATACTAATTAACTTAAATGATGATAATGAAATAGTTTTCAGAAATTTAGGGGAACTTGCTTATAAAATGGTTTTAAGAGACATAGATAAAATTTTTAATAACCAAATTAAACCATTTAAGCAAGACGATTCAGAAGTAACGTTTGCTTATAATCTTACAAATGAGGAAGAAAGAATTAATTGAAATCAAGATTCTAATAGAGTACACAATTTCGTTAGAGCTTTATCTCCGTCACCAATTGCCTTTACATATTTAGAAAATGAAAGGATTAAAATTAAAAAAACTTCATTAATAGGTGTAAATGATATTATAATTATTCCTATGAAAATTTTCATGCCTGGAGAAATAGCTGCTATTGATAAAAGCGGTATTATTGTGGCCACTAAAACAAGTTTTATACGTATTGAGGAACTCCAAAGAGAAGGAAAAAAAATGCTACCGGCATCAATTTATTATAAACAAGAAAATGCGTTTTTTAAACCATTTATGGTATTTAAATAA
- a CDS encoding M17 family metallopeptidase, giving the protein MMTFNKEKHSLTLKLITDSKNKLVIKKNGYVTLISEDKTLYMYVGCIKGDNTCKCLRKLSSYISNFVINNKYDINIDLDSFLGFYEDKKERAARVIFDSILFNDHKKISRKLNNDVQKEVLYNIESISNKELESIFTESVTKMEFVNFARDLQDLPPNEGTAPLIADLIQKKAAEVGNIKCTVFNKQEIEKLGLGLLLAVNKASEIEPRVVILEYCGDSSKEKIGLIGKGITFDSGGYNLKGSQFLTGMKFDMSGAAIVSSTVLALAKSGAKTNVVSVAMLTDNRIGGHGTLTESIVKSYNGVTVQIDNTDAEGRLVLADGISYAVRNLGVDKVFDIATLTGAMRFSLGKWHTGVFTKYDRLWQLIEKAAYNQSELVWRLPMIWEHLEIMKSTPIADLTNTGQPNAGAGSATAAAFLDLFAEEKPYLHLDIAATAQENGRGKAIMLKTLFDLLKNDY; this is encoded by the coding sequence ATGATGACTTTTAATAAAGAAAAACATAGCTTAACATTGAAACTTATTACAGACTCAAAAAACAAATTAGTAATTAAAAAGAATGGTTACGTCACTTTAATTTCTGAAGATAAAACTTTGTATATGTATGTTGGATGTATAAAAGGAGATAATACTTGTAAGTGTTTAAGAAAACTAAGTAGTTATATATCAAATTTTGTAATTAACAATAAATATGACATTAATATTGATTTAGATTCATTTTTAGGGTTTTACGAAGATAAAAAGGAGAGAGCTGCAAGAGTAATTTTTGATAGTATATTATTTAATGATCATAAAAAAATCTCTAGAAAATTAAATAACGATGTACAAAAAGAAGTGCTTTATAATATTGAATCAATAAGTAATAAAGAATTAGAGTCTATATTTACTGAATCAGTTACTAAAATGGAGTTTGTAAACTTTGCAAGAGATCTACAAGACTTACCTCCAAATGAAGGGACCGCACCATTAATCGCAGATTTAATTCAAAAAAAAGCTGCTGAAGTTGGTAATATTAAATGTACTGTTTTTAATAAACAAGAAATAGAAAAACTTGGATTAGGGTTATTACTAGCTGTTAATAAGGCTTCAGAAATTGAACCAAGAGTTGTTATTTTAGAATATTGTGGAGATAGTTCAAAAGAAAAAATAGGTTTGATTGGTAAAGGTATTACATTTGATTCAGGTGGATATAACTTAAAAGGTTCACAATTTTTAACTGGAATGAAATTTGATATGTCTGGTGCAGCAATAGTATCATCAACAGTGCTTGCTCTAGCAAAAAGTGGAGCTAAAACAAATGTTGTTTCAGTTGCAATGTTAACTGATAATAGAATTGGTGGTCATGGTACATTAACTGAATCAATAGTTAAATCTTATAATGGAGTAACTGTACAAATTGATAATACAGATGCAGAGGGTAGACTAGTTTTAGCAGATGGTATTTCATATGCTGTAAGAAACCTTGGTGTAGATAAAGTTTTTGATATTGCGACACTAACAGGTGCTATGCGTTTCTCACTTGGTAAATGACATACTGGTGTATTTACAAAGTATGATAGATTATGACAGTTAATTGAAAAAGCTGCATATAATCAGTCTGAACTTGTATGACGACTACCGATGATTTGAGAACATTTAGAAATAATGAAATCAACACCAATAGCTGATTTAACAAATACTGGGCAACCAAATGCAGGTGCTGGTTCTGCAACAGCTGCTGCTTTCCTAGATTTATTTGCTGAAGAAAAACCATATCTTCATCTAGATATTGCTGCAACAGCCCAAGAAAATGGTAGAGGAAAAGCTATTATGCTTAAAACACTATTTGACTTGCTAAAAAATGATTATTAA
- a CDS encoding PTS sugar transporter subunit IIA, which yields MKKERQLRLLQTLINYKNIDKNVLINQFSMSNKTLQRDIIDINNFLKLKGKFYITEDEKEICFNGLTEDILNKLQIDDTFLLKEERLLYIYLILVKDTATTKLQLMDDLDVSINVLEDDIKDLSLILKTYSQSLSLTKQGIKLSKISKEIEISIAVDITIKYLLFKKVYSILKLNKIEKLFSNYIYKSLKSRYKINVYNKIFYWLIEFTSNQINISVLNVIILAIKITYWLNHPNNNEILKKIDSIEYYNEFVLLIKNIYSNNTLDLNYINQLIPNKEKETISLFIKDIKKDVSNLFNNNLKLSDDIVERIRNHITSNLFIENIDDYIIVEYKRNLDNYKTTYNELWNVIEINILKYFNNKKNKNLLKYEVFIHILVWFDSYLYNNNLSILTICIGGMGQSAMIKNHLNSLYRNAVIENISYAMVDKDKLSSYDLVISSIDLSEQNIKNILIMPIIMLLSKKNDVHKIISEKIYKKLIGEKMGNQILKKENIKINQSAKNKVEAIKQCGELLKELGYIEESYIESMIEREKKFSVYIGNYLAIPHGMNETGVIKDGIVVIHYNEPIDYDGSPVNFFIGIAAKSNNHVDILANIAEKMMELDFVEELIAKPSKDRILEEFNF from the coding sequence ATGAAGAAAGAAAGACAACTTAGACTGTTACAAACTTTAATTAATTATAAAAATATTGATAAGAATGTATTAATCAATCAATTTAGTATGAGTAACAAAACTCTACAAAGAGATATAATTGATATAAACAATTTCTTGAAGTTAAAAGGAAAGTTTTATATTACAGAGGATGAAAAAGAAATTTGTTTTAATGGGCTTACTGAAGATATATTAAATAAATTACAAATTGACGATACATTTTTATTAAAAGAAGAAAGACTTTTGTACATTTATTTAATCCTAGTTAAAGATACAGCTACAACAAAATTGCAACTAATGGATGATCTAGATGTATCAATTAACGTTTTAGAAGATGATATTAAAGACTTATCTCTAATATTAAAAACATATTCTCAAAGTCTTTCATTAACTAAACAAGGTATAAAGTTATCAAAAATTTCAAAAGAAATTGAAATAAGTATTGCAGTAGACATAACAATAAAATATTTATTATTTAAAAAAGTTTATTCCATTTTAAAATTAAATAAAATAGAAAAACTTTTTTCTAATTACATATATAAATCATTAAAATCAAGATATAAAATAAATGTCTATAATAAAATATTTTATTGACTTATAGAATTTACTTCAAATCAAATTAATATCTCAGTATTGAATGTAATTATTCTAGCTATTAAGATAACTTACTGATTGAATCATCCAAATAATAATGAGATCTTAAAAAAAATAGATAGTATTGAATATTACAATGAATTTGTTTTGCTGATCAAAAATATCTACTCAAACAATACATTGGATTTAAATTATATAAATCAACTAATTCCAAATAAAGAAAAGGAAACAATTAGTTTATTTATTAAGGATATTAAAAAGGATGTAAGTAACTTATTTAATAATAATTTAAAACTAAGCGATGATATAGTTGAAAGAATTAGAAATCATATAACTTCAAATTTATTTATTGAAAATATTGATGATTACATTATTGTCGAATATAAAAGAAATTTAGACAATTATAAAACTACATATAATGAACTTTGAAATGTTATAGAAATAAATATTTTAAAATATTTTAATAACAAAAAAAATAAAAACTTATTAAAGTATGAAGTTTTTATACATATATTAGTATGATTTGACTCTTACTTATACAATAACAACTTAAGTATTTTGACAATATGTATTGGTGGCATGGGGCAAAGTGCAATGATTAAAAATCATTTGAACTCACTTTACAGAAATGCAGTTATTGAAAATATTTCATATGCTATGGTTGATAAAGACAAATTATCAAGTTATGACTTGGTTATATCTTCAATTGATTTAAGTGAACAAAATATTAAAAACATATTAATAATGCCTATAATTATGTTATTAAGTAAAAAAAATGATGTACATAAAATAATAAGTGAAAAAATATATAAAAAACTGATAGGTGAAAAAATGGGAAATCAAATATTAAAAAAAGAAAATATTAAAATAAATCAATCTGCTAAAAATAAAGTAGAGGCAATTAAACAATGTGGAGAGTTATTAAAAGAACTTGGTTATATTGAAGAATCTTATATTGAATCAATGATTGAAAGAGAAAAAAAGTTCTCTGTTTATATTGGAAATTATTTAGCTATACCACATGGAATGAATGAAACAGGAGTAATTAAAGATGGTATTGTAGTTATTCATTACAATGAACCAATTGATTATGATGGTTCACCAGTAAACTTTTTTATTGGAATAGCTGCAAAATCAAATAATCACGTAGATATACTTGCAAATATAGCAGAGAAGATGATGGAATTAGATTTTGTAGAAGAGTTAATAGCTAAACCATCTAAAGATAGAATACTAGAGGAGTTTAATTTCTAA
- a CDS encoding PTS mannitol transporter subunit IICB — translation MDEIIKELNKKESKNKFQLFFKNNFNKRIAMRRIQKFGGWLSSMIMPIIGLMIAWGLLTAFFFSGGWVPVEIIDKYISQNVIIYLIPTLIGFNAGRIVHKDRGGFIASFVVFAIIVGNQYNPGFQEGATSSPQFLSAMIAGPLAAAILKGIDKLLDGRIKQGFEMLVNNFVMGFLAFGLGVGAFYGMPYVFNSITWALAEVVRFLVNNKLIFLTALIVEPAKVFFLNNAINHGVFTPLSQGAPKSILYLLEANPGPGLGALITFMIFDKKQRGNAAGASIIHFFGGIHEVYFPFILMRIEMIIALIAGGLVGDAIFQSFDAGLISPASPGSIVAISIFINSSGLDYAGVFLGILGSTGTSLLVGVLIHLIMRKKYKKSEVNYEDAAKKMQDIKGKESKYVSVNKSAKVDLSNIKTIIFACEAGMGSSAMGASVLRKKLKDANIDIKVVNYPVKELPDNAEFVITQVQLSDYAKQKAPNAIHKSITNFLDKSFYDKIILEFKEKLETNNEERKTT, via the coding sequence ATGGATGAAATTATAAAAGAGTTAAATAAAAAAGAGTCTAAGAATAAATTTCAGTTATTCTTTAAAAATAATTTTAATAAAAGAATAGCAATGAGACGTATCCAAAAATTTGGTGGTTGATTAAGTTCAATGATTATGCCAATTATAGGATTAATGATTGCTTGAGGATTACTAACTGCCTTCTTTTTTAGCGGTGGTTGAGTGCCTGTTGAAATTATAGATAAATATATATCACAAAATGTAATTATATATTTAATTCCAACATTAATTGGTTTTAATGCTGGTAGAATCGTGCATAAAGATCGTGGAGGGTTTATTGCATCATTTGTTGTTTTTGCAATAATAGTTGGTAATCAATATAACCCAGGATTCCAAGAAGGAGCAACCTCTTCACCACAATTCTTATCTGCAATGATTGCAGGGCCATTAGCTGCTGCAATATTAAAAGGTATAGATAAATTACTGGATGGAAGAATAAAACAAGGATTTGAAATGTTAGTGAATAACTTTGTTATGGGGTTCCTAGCATTCGGGCTAGGAGTTGGTGCCTTTTATGGTATGCCATATGTTTTTAATTCAATTACTTGAGCATTAGCAGAAGTTGTAAGATTTTTAGTTAATAATAAATTAATTTTCTTAACTGCTTTAATAGTAGAACCAGCAAAAGTATTTTTCTTAAATAATGCAATTAACCATGGTGTATTTACACCATTATCACAAGGTGCACCTAAATCAATTTTATATTTATTAGAAGCTAATCCAGGTCCTGGATTAGGTGCCTTAATTACATTTATGATCTTTGATAAAAAACAAAGAGGAAATGCTGCGGGAGCATCAATAATACATTTCTTTGGTGGTATACATGAGGTTTATTTCCCATTCATACTTATGAGAATTGAAATGATAATTGCATTAATAGCAGGTGGTTTAGTTGGTGACGCTATATTCCAATCATTTGATGCAGGATTAATTTCACCAGCATCACCTGGATCAATTGTAGCTATATCTATTTTCATAAATTCAAGTGGTTTAGACTATGCTGGAGTATTTCTTGGTATATTAGGTTCTACTGGAACTTCATTACTAGTAGGTGTATTAATTCATTTAATAATGAGAAAAAAATATAAAAAATCAGAAGTTAATTATGAAGATGCTGCAAAAAAAATGCAAGATATTAAAGGTAAAGAAAGTAAATATGTTAGCGTTAACAAAAGTGCTAAAGTAGATTTATCTAATATAAAAACAATTATATTTGCATGTGAAGCTGGAATGGGTTCTAGCGCAATGGGTGCTTCAGTACTTAGAAAAAAATTAAAAGATGCAAACATAGACATTAAAGTTGTTAACTATCCAGTAAAAGAGCTTCCTGATAATGCAGAATTTGTTATTACACAAGTGCAATTGTCAGATTATGCTAAACAGAAAGCTCCAAACGCAATTCATAAAAGCATTACAAACTTCTTGGATAAATCATTTTATGATAAGATAATTTTAGAATTTAAAGAGAAGTTAGAGACAAATAATGAAGAAAGAAAGACAACTTAG
- a CDS encoding MMB_0454 family protein, with product MYITLEKNSSGEIQVEDQIITKIIDKDIKSNIDSSLNLEVVVLWEQENSMFINIKIKVENRETVSIDERKIIHSINELIKQTIGVKPKTISVSFI from the coding sequence ATGTATATAACATTAGAAAAAAACTCATCTGGTGAAATTCAAGTAGAAGACCAAATTATAACTAAAATTATTGATAAAGATATAAAAAGTAATATAGATTCATCTTTAAATTTAGAAGTAGTAGTTCTTTGAGAACAAGAAAATAGTATGTTTATAAACATTAAAATCAAAGTTGAAAATAGAGAAACTGTGAGTATTGATGAAAGAAAAATAATTCATTCTATAAATGAATTGATTAAACAAACTATTGGGGTTAAACCTAAAACTATATCGGTATCATTTATTTAG